Sequence from the Vanessa tameamea isolate UH-Manoa-2023 chromosome 4, ilVanTame1 primary haplotype, whole genome shotgun sequence genome:
TCATGTTTGCTAGGAAGAACATCATCATACATGCATATAACTTGTTTTCCAGACACCAGCTCCACCAGGCAGGTTGAGGTTTATTCAACCAAGCAAAAATGTTGACACCACTTAATATGCACATTATCAAAATCATTTTTCCAAAACcctgaaacaaatatttagacTAATCAGTTGTAGCAGATACAACCTGCTCTAGAAGTTGCCAGTGCagtgaattttatttctataaaaatatatatagaacattAAAGGTGTTTGACTTTACTGATAATTGAAATGCTCTCATAAAAAGTCTTACTCTTTGGGTATTGTATTTGTGGTTATAAATAACTATCAGGCTACAATCATAGATACAtatccataaaatttaataatctacTGATTACTTAATAGTATCATCATCAACTAAAATAacctcatatttttattactcatttgttttatattttgtcaatataattaaaacagtgagactattttaattatgtatgcattacatatttatacttacaatCATTCTAGAAAGGTACATGTTTAGACCAGGAGGATCATAATTAGCTCCTATAACAGATATCTCTGGGTATTTTTGCTGAATGATACCTGCATAATCTTCATACACTTTCCTGTAGCCACAAGagtaactaaaacaaaatttcattaattaatttacctaaGTTGATTATCAGTgtctcattatttattattttttggataaTAAACAAatccatataaaaaaagttatattcaacttaatatatttaataaaaaataaataccagtaataaatattcataatatgacCAACTCCTTGGCCAATTTTACTAATACTTTCAGCTTCATTATCTTTGGCCCACACGTAATTGtcagtacataatataatacataataataaactcgtgacaaaaaatgttacatttatattattacaaacagacattgtaatgaatttattttcagCTATTTAAAAAACCATGTGctaaataatatcacaaattgaataaagaatagttCTTAATTAGGTGTTTTTGTCTCCTTATTTTCTTCCTGATAATCTGACAAGCGACAAGTCACATTTACGCAATTGCATTGCACAAATCACATTCCCATAGAcacatagattatatatatctaaataagaataaaatgcaattaaaatattctatttgaatgttttaattgtattttattgagaGAAGAAGAGAGAAATGAGATTCAGTGCTGCCTAACATTCCATTATGAAAAATCGATTATCGATTCCAAATTTCTTTTTCCAATAGACAATTtattggtttaatttatttttgttagttcttaaatctaaataagcttttaaaactgtttctttaataatgcaatttaaaaatcattggccatttcgtttatttatacataaaaaaaacacaaaaattgtTATCgaattcgataaaatatatattttatttaaatttagcaaaAGGAAGGTTGTAATACCATAATTTTAACCGCattcgtaattatttatattttctaagtacatatttgtatcaataatatttttatatcgaaaaCTTAAAATTCAGAGCGTTTATCATAGCCGTTTTCACGAGAAAAAATCCAAAATGTGTGAATTTAATGCTGTTTTACCTATAAAAATGTGTTGTAAGCTATTTTTGTAAACCCTACTTAAAGGAGCAGATTGTCTTCTTtagaatgtattaataaaaaaaactattcctgTATAATTATTGAGATAAAAATCGGCCAAgcgcgagtcggactcgcgcacgaagggttccgtgcCATTGTCTAGGTAAATAACAGTACACAGTACACACATTTATTGTTATCGAACAAAAATAGGCAAAATGGGGTTTGTGTGGGAGCcacctttaaatatttatttaattttaattttattattaaagtaataatacaactgagtattttgtgaatattttaagtGCTTATCTGATGCCattattgatatcgagcaaaaaaatggcaaaaaaatacttttgttttatggGAGCTcccctaaaatatttattttattttgtttttagtcaacataatttgtaaacattttaaccgTCTAGCTATCGCAGTTCTTAAGAAACAGCCTGGTGAtcgacagacggacagacagtaggacagacagcgaagtcttactaatagggtcccgtttttacCCTTTGTGTACGAAACCCTTAAAAACGAATGAAGATCAAGCTAAATGCACAATATTAAGCGTCaaacttcataatattatttctacaaaGCTACAGCGTTACCAGAATAAATACTTAGCAATAGAGTTTAAATCTTTGTTTAcgggattattattatttttatttaaattacgattaattataattttcttttttcaaagttACCTATCAATTTTGATACACAATGCTCAATTTAACATTTCGTGCCGAGCTCACGCCAAGGGAAGatgtatctgtctgtctgtcggtaCAGAGACAAAAACACCTAAGGACGTATTGATCtgaagtatttatgtatttattttaactaactcTAATTACCTGTTTAATCCATTTCAAAATAAGGAGgttttcaattcaattgtatttcttttattattgttagcattgataatatatttaccaattGTATTTCATGCcatacattatttatgaacATGATAACTTCAGATCATTGTGAACAATTGTGTTCACTTAAtgctaatataaaaaactagCTGAACTTGCCGCTTTAtatgcgcgaaatttataaaacactaacttccaacccccgttttaccctcTTGGGggatggagtttcgtaaaattcttagcggatgtctataccctataaggaacttacctgccaaatttcaagtttataggTGTTATAATTGCTGAGAATTCGTgattaaaaagtgaaaaaaaggtaaaatttgtttgtttgcaattctaaaaaaattcaCTGGTACATGAGGTATGAGTACACAAAGGGATAAATTCTACTATACCATGTTAGATTGAGTTAATACTCAAAGTCACTAATGGAAAATGAATTTCAAAACATTGTATAGGTatcattgaattgaattgtaGGTAGGTACATTATTTGAATCTGTGAATTTTGTGAGACAGCTGATATTTGACAGTTGACATATGTTATGGTGATTAAGTagaatttgaaatttttattgcAAGTTGCAATTcgatgtaattgtttttatattaacaaaaatcctGTGAgagtacaattaattttaaaaagtgaaaATGTCTCACAGTCATTGTAATCATGACCACAGTCATGAAAATTTAGACGAAATAGgcatacaatacaatttatttgaaaaaattgatATAGAAAACCTTCAATGTTTAAATGAAAGTATTGATGGAGCTGGAAAAACTGTATTTAAGCCGTGGGAAAAAAGATTAGATAGAACACAGGTACCGAAATTTATGTTCCATTTTAAACACAATCATCATTTCaatgcttattttataatatacttttgtaagttattgttttaaattcaaagcTTAGTATGTGGAAGTTCTTTACATGATAAAAATTATCGTGTTAATTCGTATCTGCTATGGTCAACATATTTTCTTACTGtaattgtgtataaatatagttGTTAGTTTGAGtgtatatgtgtttattatgaaaacttatactattattatataaaatgtagatGTTGACATTAAAgtctttatgttataaataaatgtttttgtacttGGATATTGTGCATActttattggttttatattaataaatatatatatatatatatatatatatgttttggcTCCATTTGAACTCCATTTTGTCTTATATTTCAAGGAAATTATAAGAATGTcttcatcattattttatacataaatgaatacataatgCTGCCTAAAATTGTAAGACTGtcaatcttttaatatttttcagttaataattaaacactaACTATTTGTCACTGGAGAAGCTAGAAACTAACTTCTGTTTGTCATATTTTACAGTATGTTGAAAGTGATGCAGATGAAGAGTTACTCTTTAATATACCATTCACgggtaacattaaaataaaaggtttaaGAATTTCCTCAGAGGACTCAGATTCACATCCAGCTAAATTAAGACTGtaagattacaattttaataattatgtaggtAAATTCGAATGTTTGTCAGCCTGAATATAGGAAttgcttaattaaatttattatatagataaaaatataataaatagtaaaaatattaatcatgtcTGTTACTCGTATCTACTGTTGATATAATACAtatctacaaatataaaatttgcattctttattatatttctaaattacatAATTCTCTCATGCAGATTTAAAAATAGACCGAATATGACATTTGATGATGTGGCAATGGAACCTGATCAAGTATTCGATCTCCAGAAGGATAGTGAAGGTGTTTTGGAATACAGTCCaaagtaagtttttaatattttatcaatatcaattCCTATTGAACCTTTACACTTCTGAAAACTGTTTACTACAAGAACtcattaattagaaaaaaattgaatgattGAAAGCTAAATCTGCATCAttagatttttgaaaaaataatattcttacttCCTAGCCAGGAATCTAACTGTTGAATTTGAAAAGAACACACATAGTATTATTATACCATTTCATAGTGTCactaataagaataaaattgtaGGAAGTAAAGTAAGAATCAAATTGTGGCAATTTTAAGAAgagtattgaattttaatatgattttgatatattttaataacgattcATACATATCCACCAACAGCATGATGTTCTTAGTCAtcttaacaataacatttttttattatcccTTCGTTAGgcagaaaatataaaagaaaaagtgtaagttattgaatttagaatattaactaTTTGCTAAGTATTtcgtcttttttttaatcatttatagcATCAGTGTCATAATGACGTTACTTACgaaccaaagtttcgtgttgcacactATCAAAGACCTTAGATAACTCGCAGAATATCCCAGactctaaaaaaattaactgttgatataatacatatctacaaatataaaatttatttataattcatttgttttatattttatcaatataattaaaacagtcTCACAGTATgcattacatatttatacttacaatCATTCTAGAAAGGTACATGTTTAGACCAGGAGGATCATAATTTCTCCTATAACAGATATCTCTGGGTATTTTTGCTGAATGATACCTGCATAATCTTCATACACTTTCCTGTAGCCACAAGagtaactaaaacaaaatttcattaattaatttgattatcagtgtctcattatttattattttttggataataaacaaatccatttaaaaaaaagttatattcaacttcatattattatattcagctTCGGTTGTAGAGCGACCTGTTGTAAAGATAAATTGCTtattgtgtagcaacttgtatGTAGCAAAATGTACTAACATACAATAGTCCCCAGTACAAGGGCCTTAAATTGTTTTCACACATACAAATGTAAAACTTTGTGAGTGCCTTTTTTGCGAAGAGTCCGACAAACTTTTCTAATAAGAAAAGTTTCGGCGCTGCTGCGATCGAATACTTAATTCCTGAAATTGTCGATATGACGTCACTATGACTAACAGTATATACAACTatgatttattgaatttttttaatagaaataatttaaaaattctggTCTACTTGTCCAACAAAAATCATGCGTATGGAGTGTCCACCACCCCGAAAATGTTGATATGACgtcattattatacatacaactttaaatttaatatttttcggtttaaaataaagtactaattgtaaataaatatgtgtccGACAAATTCGAAATGACAGAATTCCAAATTTTTACAGGCAACGATTTTAACCCGTCGTTTTTCCGTAAGGAAAAGAGAACcccctttaatattttaaaaaaagccaAATTTCAAgaggtttttattaatttaatacaaacttcGCCGTCTCAAATCAACACCGAAACTGCAGTTTCAATTACGAAGTTCcagtattcaattttaaaattattatttactaatgatTCAGCGAAGGTAGGAgagaaaatgatttattttagatttagtaGTCGAAATTGGAATGTCAGCAAAACATTTTCAAgaacagttgcaacatcccaATCTGAAGACATTAACTTCTTATCAACAGACGGGTTGAAGACCGAAATGTTagttttgcaataaatattttttacgtcattttaattttatctgctacgactataattatttttgtt
This genomic interval carries:
- the LOC113394562 gene encoding PITH domain-containing protein CG6153, yielding MSHSHCNHDHSHENLDEIGIQYNLFEKIDIENLQCLNESIDGAGKTVFKPWEKRLDRTQYVESDADEELLFNIPFTGNIKIKGLRISSEDSDSHPAKLRLFKNRPNMTFDDVAMEPDQVFDLQKDSEGVLEYSPKIVTFSSVSHLTMHFPTNFGAENTTIYYIGLRGEWTPGHKHGVTICTYEARPMLEDHKLSNIDSVSKAIQ
- the LOC113394563 gene encoding thioredoxin reductase-like selenoprotein T homolog CG3887; amino-acid sequence: MSVCNNINVTFFVTSLLLCIILCTDNYVWAKDNEAESISKIGQGVGHIMNIYYCYSCGYRKVYEDYAGIIQQKYPEISVIGANYDPPGLNMYLSRMIGFGKMILIMCILSGVNIFAWLNKPQPAWWSWCLENKLYACMMMFFLANMIEGQLVSSGAFEISLNNIPLWSKLETGRIPQPPELFQIIDNTLQFSKMEMPNNNFV